A DNA window from Selenomonas sp. oral taxon 126 contains the following coding sequences:
- a CDS encoding AlbA family DNA-binding domain-containing protein, with the protein MNHTMSNERMEKLLSSTETSICDFKQQIYAMDEERGRISFLKDILCMANTVREESAYIVIGVQQQDGYNYFQNVDTSVDENSFLTFLKSNIGPRLPIFSYYHFRYKKYILGIIEVGVGTEGPYYSMKDYGDKIKKDTIYCRYSSSNHEADERDIVEITEWMNNSSQDKYSVLFSDLEKFDVDRYNYVLFWGNDSQKIDESKYALLGKINWSLIVDMQRGSETNEFYHHIHHSMDKKISVHTLTSDEYRVQTFSEGKTLLWFLAGAEKNKNDISVTAREWRKEYFRKVESVLSYINQNAQKPLIYVSLLMDDEFSIIVDCVVGAHEDNPLFGKYITIQWTSEFDRSEENGYIRAQGTLHGIFSVFHLFDKYEPRDMDEMYRLPTSTGVMKEINRRSWIDEELEPLYEKISFDNRSVGIDEENKFFCGGVIPWNRMNPCIAVKRGKYDELVEAITNRLSPKNNRANMIRFEYQAGAGATTIARMLAWHFHDKCPVVVLHKYSTGTVERLKSIYTDTEKSPMLLVIDQINIDEQIVEDLKQALQVEQVQVLILFVKRYLYSYNKENNSNSYYLPENLDRSEKEAFGHLYMDRLSKLDIDSYEKTQRRNALCLMSMDKNTSQTPFLYALTTYESNFIKLDDYVASHLSKLDEYQEKVFRLLSVVQVYAGCEVPLFALPSESAGCVGRMKLENRFTGDQKTLLIFSSVGVRIIHHCVAQVVLQYICSLHMKNKSGWKNNLKESLLKTIQDFLPYHEHASIHDILQKIFFQQTDSKIKRVHFADAIEDLGTPEEKGAIFACLCDSFPYDPYVYSNRARYYHFLVEDEELALAEINRAIDLKEDYTFFHIKGNILTRRFLISIKNNAEEIRKNIVFFIDEVTAAKKQVFSAYDKSIELKYNNTYAYTDKIRFCVSVIKNIRHTVYQDKTTTDFLKYEKFYWYMEMMDDIQNILDNMQSLQEYAGIDFGSDLEMYRNQLM; encoded by the coding sequence ATGAATCACACAATGAGCAATGAACGTATGGAAAAACTGCTTTCCAGCACAGAAACATCTATTTGTGATTTTAAGCAGCAGATATATGCTATGGATGAAGAACGTGGTCGCATCAGTTTCTTAAAGGATATTTTGTGCATGGCAAATACAGTTCGCGAGGAATCTGCATATATTGTAATTGGAGTACAGCAGCAAGATGGATACAATTATTTTCAAAATGTGGATACCTCTGTGGATGAAAATAGTTTCTTAACATTCCTAAAGTCAAATATAGGTCCTAGACTTCCTATCTTTTCATATTATCATTTTAGGTATAAGAAATATATCTTGGGTATTATTGAAGTCGGCGTTGGCACAGAGGGACCCTATTACTCTATGAAAGATTATGGAGATAAAATTAAGAAGGATACTATTTATTGTCGGTATTCTTCCAGTAACCATGAGGCTGATGAGCGGGATATCGTAGAAATTACTGAATGGATGAATAATTCCTCGCAAGATAAATATAGTGTTCTTTTCAGTGATTTGGAAAAATTTGATGTAGATAGGTATAATTATGTACTCTTTTGGGGAAATGATAGCCAGAAAATAGATGAGTCTAAGTATGCTTTATTGGGAAAAATTAACTGGAGCTTGATTGTTGATATGCAGCGGGGCTCGGAAACTAATGAATTTTACCATCATATTCATCATAGTATGGATAAGAAGATCTCTGTTCATACACTTACTTCCGATGAATATCGCGTACAAACTTTTTCAGAAGGAAAAACATTGCTTTGGTTTTTGGCTGGCGCTGAAAAAAATAAAAACGATATTTCGGTCACTGCGCGTGAATGGAGAAAAGAATATTTCCGCAAGGTTGAATCAGTTCTTTCGTATATAAATCAGAATGCACAAAAGCCTCTTATTTATGTTTCTTTATTGATGGATGATGAATTTTCTATTATTGTCGATTGTGTTGTAGGAGCTCATGAAGATAATCCTCTGTTTGGAAAATATATTACCATTCAATGGACGAGTGAGTTCGACAGAAGTGAAGAAAACGGGTATATCAGAGCACAAGGAACTTTGCACGGAATTTTTTCTGTATTTCATTTGTTTGATAAATATGAACCCCGGGATATGGATGAAATGTATAGATTGCCCACTAGTACAGGTGTAATGAAGGAAATCAATCGCAGAAGTTGGATTGATGAGGAATTAGAACCATTATATGAAAAAATTTCTTTTGATAATCGAAGTGTAGGAATTGATGAGGAAAATAAATTCTTTTGTGGTGGTGTAATTCCTTGGAATAGGATGAACCCCTGTATTGCTGTAAAAAGAGGAAAATATGACGAGTTGGTAGAGGCAATAACAAACCGATTGTCACCCAAAAATAATCGAGCCAATATGATTCGCTTTGAATACCAAGCAGGAGCTGGAGCAACAACGATAGCGCGTATGCTGGCTTGGCATTTTCACGATAAATGCCCTGTGGTTGTTCTTCATAAATACTCAACAGGCACCGTTGAACGCCTGAAGTCTATTTATACAGACACAGAAAAATCCCCCATGCTTCTTGTCATTGACCAAATCAATATCGATGAGCAGATTGTTGAGGACTTGAAACAGGCTCTTCAAGTGGAACAAGTACAGGTGCTGATTCTATTTGTAAAGAGGTATTTATATTCGTATAACAAAGAAAATAATTCAAATTCCTATTATTTACCAGAAAATTTAGATAGAAGTGAAAAAGAGGCTTTTGGACATCTTTATATGGATCGTCTTAGTAAGCTTGATATAGACTCATATGAAAAAACACAACGACGTAATGCGTTGTGTCTAATGAGCATGGATAAAAACACATCTCAAACGCCCTTTTTATATGCATTAACTACTTATGAGTCAAACTTTATTAAACTGGATGATTATGTTGCAAGCCATTTGTCCAAATTGGATGAGTATCAAGAAAAAGTCTTTCGACTTTTGTCTGTGGTACAAGTGTATGCAGGATGCGAAGTGCCTTTATTTGCTTTGCCAAGTGAATCGGCAGGATGTGTTGGTCGAATGAAGCTGGAGAATCGTTTCACAGGGGATCAAAAGACCTTGTTGATATTTTCTTCAGTGGGGGTTAGAATCATTCACCATTGTGTTGCTCAGGTTGTCCTACAATATATATGTAGCTTGCATATGAAAAATAAATCAGGCTGGAAGAATAACTTGAAAGAATCCTTGTTAAAAACTATTCAAGATTTTCTACCATATCACGAACATGCCAGTATTCATGATATCCTACAAAAAATTTTTTTCCAGCAAACAGATAGTAAAATCAAGAGAGTTCACTTTGCAGATGCCATCGAAGACTTAGGCACTCCCGAAGAAAAGGGGGCAATATTTGCGTGTTTGTGCGATTCGTTTCCATATGATCCATATGTATATAGCAATAGAGCGAGATATTATCATTTCTTGGTTGAAGATGAAGAACTTGCTTTGGCAGAAATAAATCGTGCAATAGACTTGAAAGAAGATTACACCTTCTTTCATATCAAGGGAAATATCCTGACAAGAAGGTTTTTGATTTCTATAAAAAATAATGCTGAAGAAATAAGAAAAAACATAGTTTTCTTTATCGATGAAGTAACTGCCGCAAAGAAACAAGTTTTTTCAGCATATGATAAATCTATAGAGCTTAAATATAACAATACCTATGCATATACGGATAAAATCAGGTTTTGTGTAAGCGTTATAAAGAATATAAGACATACGGTATATCAAGATAAAACAACGACAGACTTTCTTAAGTATGAGAAGTTTTATTGGTATATGGAAATGATGGATGATATTCAAAATATATTGGATAACATGCAATCACTTCAAGAATATGCTGGTATTGATTTTGGATCAGATTTGGAAATGTATCGCAATCAGCTGATGGA
- a CDS encoding sugar phosphate nucleotidyltransferase → MQIVLLSGGAGKRLWPLSNELYSKQFLRLLPLEDGSRESMIQRVCRQVRSAAPDVPITVATAQEQTSLIRRQLGTGVNISIEPCRRDTFPAIALVSAYLHEVSGVPLDEAVAICPADPYVDEGYFHAVLQLLKEAEQEGAANLVLMGVEPTYPSEKYGYIMPLSQEKQSKVQAFKEKPDKETAEKYIAQGALWNSGVFAFKLGYALDKARELLDYTDYEDLFNRYEELTRISFDYAVVEKESSIVVQRYSGTWLDIGTWNTLAEVMPENTIGRVMLDETCTNVHVVNTLPMPILCMGLKNVVVAASPEGILIADKKRSSAMKPYAERLHTPVMYAEKSWGEFRIIDAETESLTIKITLSPGRALTYHLHERRDETWTVIEGRGWVKLDGNEFAVAEGQTVRIPRGAFHTIRAETLLKVMEIQTGEDIDAEDKIVWSQSL, encoded by the coding sequence ATGCAGATAGTATTACTTTCAGGTGGGGCAGGCAAACGCCTGTGGCCGTTGTCCAATGAACTATACTCAAAACAATTTCTGCGCCTTTTGCCATTGGAAGATGGATCACGCGAATCAATGATTCAGCGTGTTTGTCGTCAGGTACGGAGTGCTGCTCCGGATGTTCCTATTACGGTTGCGACGGCGCAAGAGCAAACATCCCTGATTCGGCGTCAGCTTGGCACGGGTGTCAATATCTCCATCGAGCCATGCAGGCGGGATACGTTTCCGGCGATTGCGCTGGTTTCTGCATATTTACACGAGGTGAGTGGTGTTCCTCTCGATGAGGCAGTGGCGATTTGTCCTGCTGATCCCTATGTCGATGAGGGCTATTTTCATGCGGTGCTTCAACTGCTCAAGGAGGCTGAACAAGAGGGGGCGGCAAATCTTGTGCTGATGGGGGTTGAGCCGACCTATCCGAGTGAGAAGTATGGCTATATTATGCCTCTTTCTCAGGAAAAACAAAGTAAGGTACAGGCGTTTAAAGAAAAACCGGATAAAGAAACCGCTGAGAAATATATTGCGCAGGGGGCGCTGTGGAACAGCGGTGTTTTTGCATTCAAGCTGGGCTATGCTCTTGATAAAGCCCGTGAACTGCTTGACTATACGGACTATGAGGATTTGTTCAATCGCTATGAGGAGTTGACCAGAATCAGCTTTGATTATGCAGTCGTTGAAAAGGAATCCAGTATTGTTGTGCAGCGTTATAGTGGTACATGGCTTGATATTGGGACGTGGAATACGCTTGCCGAAGTGATGCCGGAGAACACGATCGGGCGTGTTATGCTGGATGAGACCTGCACGAATGTTCATGTCGTAAATACGCTCCCCATGCCGATCCTTTGCATGGGGCTGAAGAATGTTGTGGTTGCAGCGAGCCCTGAGGGCATCCTCATTGCAGACAAGAAACGTTCGAGTGCAATGAAACCGTACGCGGAACGTCTGCATACGCCTGTGATGTATGCAGAAAAATCATGGGGCGAGTTCCGTATCATTGACGCAGAAACAGAAAGTCTAACGATCAAGATTACACTCAGTCCTGGGCGCGCGCTTACCTATCATTTGCACGAGCGCCGCGATGAAACGTGGACAGTGATCGAGGGGCGCGGCTGGGTGAAGCTCGATGGCAATGAGTTTGCAGTGGCCGAGGGGCAGACAGTGCGTATCCCGAGGGGGGCTTTCCATACGATACGCGCGGAGACACTGCTGAAGGTGATGGAGATCCAGACGGGGGAGGATATCGATGCGGAGGATAAGATTGTGTGGTCGCAGTCTCTTTAG
- a CDS encoding acyltransferase family protein: LPIKGNAYWFATMYIGVYLLHPYINRMLKGLNSFDAKKLIGILIILFSIYSFIGDVYQVHSGFSLVWFIVVYLIGGYIRLFQREDKGMTMYIYIYILSCLFMFLSFMFLLKFISWESPSYDILSIFYKYNSPINLIASVSFFLFFIKVNIFSNKYALWIRFFAPLTFGVYLIHDNIFVREHLWHQWLQTPVYYNSPFYAIHWGISVITVFLICALIEWGRRKFTDLLIALIRRLCN, encoded by the coding sequence CTTCCGATCAAAGGAAACGCCTACTGGTTTGCTACTATGTATATAGGGGTGTACTTGTTACATCCGTATATTAACCGTATGCTCAAGGGCTTAAATAGTTTTGATGCAAAAAAGCTAATAGGAATTCTGATAATCCTTTTTTCTATATATTCGTTTATTGGTGATGTATATCAGGTACACTCGGGTTTTTCTCTCGTATGGTTTATTGTTGTATATTTGATAGGTGGATATATTAGATTGTTTCAAAGAGAGGATAAAGGCATGACGATGTATATATATATATATATATTGTCATGCTTGTTCATGTTTCTCTCGTTCATGTTTTTATTGAAGTTTATTTCGTGGGAATCCCCATCGTACGATATATTATCAATCTTTTATAAATACAACTCCCCAATTAACTTAATTGCGTCGGTTTCTTTTTTCCTTTTCTTTATCAAGGTTAATATTTTTTCTAATAAATATGCTTTGTGGATTCGTTTTTTTGCACCCTTGACGTTTGGCGTATATTTAATCCATGATAATATCTTTGTGAGAGAACATTTGTGGCATCAATGGCTTCAGACTCCCGTATACTATAATAGCCCTTTTTATGCCATCCATTGGGGGATTAGCGTTATAACTGTCTTTCTTATATGTGCATTGATTGAATGGGGGAGAAGAAAGTTTACAGATCTTTTGATTGCATTGATTCGTAGATTATGTAACTAA
- a CDS encoding acyltransferase family protein: protein MSNAVRNNSLDLLRIIAMMMIISMHYVGHGGGDTAVYGSVANLEAWLIKSFVSVGVNCYILITGYFLINSLQFSFTKIVRIWGSLFIYSMAGFFLFFAMGDFEWSWKDFLKA, encoded by the coding sequence GTGTCAAATGCTGTAAGAAATAATTCACTGGATTTGTTGCGTATCATAGCTATGATGATGATTATTTCCATGCATTATGTCGGACATGGAGGGGGCGATACAGCTGTTTATGGAAGCGTTGCTAATTTGGAGGCATGGCTGATAAAAAGCTTCGTCTCAGTTGGTGTAAATTGCTATATTCTGATTACAGGGTATTTTTTGATAAATTCTTTACAGTTTTCATTTACAAAGATTGTCAGAATATGGGGGAGCTTGTTCATATATTCTATGGCAGGTTTTTTTCTTTTTTTTGCAATGGGTGATTTTGAATGGTCGTGGAAAGATTTTTTGAAAGCG
- a CDS encoding lipopolysaccharide biosynthesis protein, with product MGESKALTAGIGYTIGNLLIKGIVFFSLPIFTRILSPEDYGIVNTYTAYNAIFCMVLGLSLHTSFRAAKLKFAGEGELDRYTSSLLPIYLIGIVIGIFFLKKISVEFALFQGLSSDLLIYLLVIDAAFTGLLHLYNARISLDYQYKKYLWMSLFLTSASMVLSVFFILFPFSDQRYMGRIWGGFLPLLCLICYIVYTLIKKAPAIPNYRFWRFGIFYSLPLIPHGLALVLMGQCDRIMIQHFNGAYDVGIYSLAANVSIILLVISQSLDSSWGVWFFEKMSHQRIEDIYHKSSEYIALFTAVGVLLIAAAPDIIRIMSSGEYWAAKDVVIVLLWGNYFSFLYLSIVHYEYFYNKTYLVLIGTVLSATLNVGLNYYTIPLYGYMAAAYTTLVSYVLNFLFHYVIIFFLYKHRPLNVYTTFLYIFYTAIAGSISLLYQNEYVLRYGIVMIILLLVYRMNYISVNTKWKKILMRYKNRGVQ from the coding sequence ATGGGAGAAAGTAAAGCTCTTACTGCTGGTATTGGCTACACAATTGGAAATTTGCTTATAAAAGGAATTGTTTTCTTTTCTTTACCCATATTCACAAGGATTCTTTCTCCGGAGGACTATGGAATAGTAAATACTTATACGGCCTACAATGCAATTTTCTGTATGGTTCTTGGGTTGTCTTTGCATACAAGTTTTCGAGCTGCAAAATTAAAGTTTGCAGGGGAAGGAGAATTGGATCGTTATACTTCTTCTTTATTGCCCATTTACCTTATAGGAATCGTAATCGGTATTTTCTTTCTCAAAAAAATATCCGTGGAGTTTGCGCTGTTCCAAGGACTCTCATCCGATTTATTAATTTATTTGTTGGTAATAGACGCTGCTTTTACGGGACTTTTACATCTATACAACGCTCGTATTTCCTTGGATTATCAGTATAAAAAATATCTGTGGATGTCTCTTTTTCTTACCTCTGCTAGTATGGTTTTGTCTGTGTTTTTTATTCTTTTTCCTTTTTCAGATCAACGGTATATGGGAAGAATATGGGGGGGATTTTTACCGTTATTGTGTCTTATCTGTTATATCGTGTATACTTTGATCAAAAAAGCTCCCGCAATTCCAAATTACAGGTTTTGGCGATTCGGCATTTTTTATAGTCTTCCGTTGATTCCGCACGGTTTAGCACTGGTTCTTATGGGGCAGTGTGATCGTATTATGATTCAACATTTTAATGGGGCGTATGATGTTGGAATATATAGCCTAGCGGCAAATGTAAGTATTATTTTGCTGGTTATTTCTCAATCACTCGACTCTTCGTGGGGAGTATGGTTTTTTGAGAAGATGAGTCATCAGAGGATAGAGGATATCTATCATAAAAGCTCAGAGTATATTGCCTTATTTACCGCTGTGGGTGTTCTTCTAATTGCTGCTGCTCCAGATATTATTCGAATTATGTCTAGTGGAGAGTATTGGGCTGCAAAAGATGTTGTGATTGTTTTGCTATGGGGAAATTATTTTTCTTTTTTATATTTAAGTATTGTTCATTATGAATATTTTTATAACAAAACATATTTAGTGTTGATTGGAACCGTTCTTTCTGCGACCTTGAATGTTGGTTTAAATTATTATACAATACCGCTATATGGATATATGGCCGCAGCTTATACTACATTAGTCAGCTATGTTCTAAATTTTCTTTTTCATTATGTAATTATATTTTTCTTATATAAGCATCGCCCGCTAAATGTGTATACTACATTTTTGTATATTTTCTATACTGCTATAGCAGGAAGTATATCGTTACTTTATCAAAACGAATATGTTTTGCGTTATGGAATTGTGATGATAATACTTTTGTTGGTATATAGGATGAATTATATATCAGTGAATACGAAATGGAAGAAAATTCTCATGAGGTATAAGAATAGAGGTGTTCAATAG
- a CDS encoding Coenzyme F420 hydrogenase/dehydrogenase, beta subunit C-terminal domain encodes MLVDKDSCTGCSACFSVCPTRAIKMSQDEEGFWHPIINMDKCISCGRCERACPLLHNVETREVREVYACYSMVNSIRLDSSSGGIFSVLSEQILHQGGIVFGAAFEEEYRVVRHIGVEDAEGISKLCGSKYVQSDMSSVFAAIQKYLSERRYVLFVGTPCQVAGLRNVVKKNIEYLLAVEFVCHGVPSPAVWSSFLQEIASDNTAIQGLKFRDKSLGWRKYTMKIFFEDGEIYRSNVEENLYLQGFLSGLYMRPSCYKCSFRKKKRVGDLMLGDCWGIERMSEDQSFLTDQGVSLLSIQSDLGEHFWKKIKSRLHIEKISYMQAMKYNRAIISDSYHHPRRSIFFKQFAKKTYPTSQIIADELDLNIKERLHRRLWAICELVKNWCIRNSV; translated from the coding sequence GTGTTAGTTGATAAGGACTCGTGCACGGGATGTTCTGCTTGTTTTTCGGTATGTCCTACTCGTGCTATTAAGATGTCACAGGACGAAGAAGGTTTTTGGCATCCAATCATTAATATGGACAAATGCATTTCATGTGGACGTTGTGAACGCGCTTGTCCCTTGCTGCACAATGTAGAAACTAGAGAGGTTCGTGAGGTTTATGCTTGTTACAGTATGGTGAACTCGATTAGATTAGATAGTTCCTCGGGCGGTATCTTTTCTGTCTTATCAGAACAGATCCTGCACCAGGGGGGGATCGTTTTTGGTGCTGCATTTGAGGAAGAGTACCGTGTAGTCCGTCATATAGGAGTTGAAGATGCGGAAGGAATTTCCAAATTGTGCGGGTCAAAATATGTTCAAAGTGACATGAGCAGTGTTTTTGCTGCAATACAGAAATATCTGTCTGAGAGGCGTTATGTCCTATTTGTTGGAACACCTTGTCAAGTGGCAGGATTGCGTAATGTTGTAAAAAAAAATATAGAGTATTTGTTAGCGGTAGAGTTTGTGTGCCATGGTGTTCCTTCGCCTGCGGTCTGGTCTTCTTTTTTGCAGGAAATTGCTTCCGACAATACAGCTATACAGGGACTGAAGTTTCGAGATAAAAGTCTCGGGTGGAGAAAATACACAATGAAGATTTTCTTTGAAGATGGTGAAATATATAGATCCAATGTAGAAGAAAATCTCTATTTACAAGGGTTTTTAAGTGGGCTGTATATGCGCCCTTCTTGCTACAAGTGTTCTTTTCGCAAGAAAAAACGTGTAGGGGATCTTATGTTGGGAGACTGTTGGGGGATCGAACGGATGTCCGAAGATCAATCCTTCTTAACGGATCAAGGCGTATCACTCCTTTCTATTCAGTCAGATCTAGGAGAACATTTTTGGAAGAAGATTAAATCGCGACTACATATTGAAAAGATCAGTTATATGCAAGCAATGAAATACAATCGTGCAATAATTAGTGATTCTTACCATCATCCTCGAAGAAGTATATTTTTTAAACAGTTCGCAAAAAAAACATATCCAACCAGTCAAATCATTGCAGATGAACTTGATTTAAATATAAAAGAAAGGCTTCACCGTCGATTATGGGCGATATGTGAGTTAGTGAAAAATTGGTGTATACGCAATAGTGTGTGA
- a CDS encoding polysaccharide pyruvyl transferase family protein has translation MNYGNSLQNLALIMFLRDMGVEAETILNRHRCSHIPLQGLAKLKSMLTILLNYKGNGGGERLDLIRQKKYLEFDRKYIPFSKTMIVGGRVPETLKNEYDFFITGSDIVWNPFYCTPVMFLQFAKKVQRISYAASFGISALPAKHREQYATWLSDMQAISVRENAGSHIVEECIGTTPPVHIDPTLLIPREQWEELAQKPDWYHGQRYMLTYCLGNPPDKYQRDIVRICEEHVLENIRILDESFPEGYTVDPCEFLYLVFHAELIYTDSFHGAVFSTIFERPFIVFAREETQENFCNITSRIENLLTMFSLEDRLLSSTNKKCLETPFLLHFDNKDEILKKERECAKLYLEKALGL, from the coding sequence ATGAATTATGGAAACAGCCTCCAGAATCTTGCTTTGATTATGTTTTTGCGAGATATGGGTGTCGAGGCAGAAACTATCTTGAATCGCCATCGGTGTTCACATATACCCTTACAGGGGTTGGCTAAACTAAAGTCCATGCTGACAATTTTATTGAACTATAAGGGGAATGGGGGCGGAGAGCGTCTGGATTTGATTCGTCAGAAGAAGTATTTGGAATTTGATCGGAAGTATATTCCTTTTTCGAAAACGATGATAGTGGGAGGAAGAGTTCCTGAAACATTAAAGAATGAATATGATTTCTTTATTACCGGAAGTGATATTGTTTGGAATCCGTTTTATTGCACACCAGTTATGTTTCTTCAGTTTGCAAAAAAGGTGCAGCGTATTTCTTATGCTGCGAGTTTTGGGATAAGTGCTCTTCCTGCAAAACATAGGGAACAATATGCTACATGGTTAAGTGACATGCAGGCGATTTCTGTACGAGAAAATGCGGGGAGTCATATTGTAGAAGAGTGTATTGGGACGACACCGCCAGTACACATTGATCCGACTTTATTGATACCTAGAGAACAGTGGGAAGAGCTTGCTCAAAAACCAGATTGGTATCATGGGCAAAGATATATGCTAACCTATTGTTTAGGTAATCCTCCAGATAAATACCAGAGGGATATTGTTCGAATATGTGAAGAACATGTTCTTGAAAACATTCGGATCTTAGACGAATCCTTCCCAGAAGGTTATACGGTTGATCCTTGTGAGTTCTTATATTTGGTTTTTCATGCAGAGTTGATCTATACGGATTCCTTTCATGGGGCTGTATTTTCAACAATATTTGAGAGGCCTTTTATTGTATTCGCTAGAGAAGAGACTCAAGAAAATTTTTGCAACATCACTTCGCGTATAGAGAACCTCCTTACGATGTTTTCGTTGGAGGATAGACTGCTATCCTCTACAAATAAAAAATGTTTGGAAACTCCGTTCTTACTCCATTTTGATAATAAAGATGAGATATTAAAAAAAGAGCGAGAGTGTGCAAAGTTGTACTTGGAAAAGGCACTTGGACTTTGA